The window GTGTTAGAAACATTGACTGATAGAGAAGAACGTGTTTTACGTTTACGTTTTGGTTTAGAAGATGGACGTACACGAACACTTGAAGAAGTAGGAAAAGAATTCGGTGTTACTCGTGAGCGTATCCGTCAGATCGAGGCTAAAGCATTACGTAAGTTACGCCACCCATCTCGTAGTCGACGTTTAAAAGACTTCATGGAAGAATAGGACTTAATCAGATGAATTATGAATTATCATTACGTTTACAAACTTGTTTAAATGCTCTAACACCGCTACAAACAGTAGCGGATGTTGGAACAGATCATGCCTACCTACCTTGTGTAGGTATTTTAAATGGAAAATTAAAAAAAGCCATTGCTGCAGACATTGGAAAAGGTCCATTAGAAGCAGCTAAAACAACGATTCAGCGATATGGTTTAACTGAGCAAATTGAAACAAGATTAGGCCCAGGATTAACAGTGCTTCATCCTTCAGAAGTTGAAGGCGTTGTTATTGCTGGAATGGGCGGTAAGCTAATTGTTTCAATTTTAGAAGAAAATTTATTGTTAACGCGATCATTTGAACGACTCGTATTACAACCTAATATCGATGCGAATGTATTACGTGATTGGCTTTCTCAACATCAATTTAACATCATTGATGAAAAGATTGTCTTAGATGAAGGTAAGTTTTATGAGATCATTGTTGCGGTACCCGTTGAGCACTCAATGAATTATAATGAATTAGATATTGAATTTGGTCCAGTTTTACGATTAGATCAGACCAATGAAATCTTCCATGCTAAATGGAGTAAAGAGTTTATGAAGAATCAATCGATTATTGAACAATTACCGACTGATCACCCAAGAGTTGAAAGTTTAAAACAACGTCAGGCTTTATTAAAAGAGGTGTTATAAAATGGTTCTTACGATTTCAGATATCATTAAACAGTTAGAGACGTTATTTCCTAAACATTTAGCTTATGATAAAGATCCGATTGGCTTACATATTGGAAATGTTAATCGTCCGCTAACAAAAGTTTTAGTGACGCTTGATGTCACACAGGCTGTCGTAGAAGAAGCGATTGAATTGGGAGCAAATTTAATTGTTGCTCATCATCCATTTATATATCATCCACTCGCTTCAATTAATACGAATACTCCAAAAGGTAAAATCGTAGAGCTATGTATTAAGAACGATATTTGTGTTTATTCTATGCATACTAATTTTGATATTGCTAAAAACGGGATGAATGATTGTTTAGCTCATGCATTAGGATTAATTCATACGAAACCTTTGATTCCGACTAAACGTGAGGAATATTCAAAACTTATTATTTATGTTCCCGCTACACATCTAGATGTTGTTCGTGAAGTTATGGGAGAAGTGGGAGTTGGACAAATTGGTGCTTACTCACACTGTACATTTACCACTTCGGGCACAGGGGCATTTAAACCTTTACCAGATAGTCAACCTTTCATTGGGCAAGTTGGAGAAATTGAATATGTAGATGAAATGAAAATTGAAGGCGTAGTTAAAACAGCGAATCTTCATCAAGTGATTGAAAAGATTAGAGTGGTTCATCCTTATGAAGAGATGGCTTATGATGTTTATCAATTAAACGTTACGATGCCAAATGAACAATATGGACTAGGACGTATTGGACAACTAGAACAACCGATGGAAGCTGCTGAATACATTAAACACGTCAAACAGTCATTAAATCTTTCACATGCTCGTTTCGTTGGAAACTTAAATAAAAAAATTAAAACAGTTGCCGTTATTGGTGGAAGTGGATCAAGTTACATCGGTCCTGTTAAAGCTAAAAAAGCAGACTTATTTATTACAGGTGACGTTGGATTTCATGATGCACAAGATGCATTAGAGATGGGATTAAATGTTTTAGATGTAGGACACCATGCGGAATGTATTATGAAACAGCATGTCACTCAGTTATTAAATGATTTAATGGGTGAAGTGGCGATCGCTTCAACGTTAAGCACGGAACCTTTCCAATTCGTGTAGTCAGTTTAAAAAATGACTAAATGTCATAAAATATTGTATATTTTTATTAGAATGTATATAATAGAGATAAGAAAAAATAAAAAAACGTTGAATAAGGCGTAGTAATAAGGATTTTGCTATTTAGGGAGAGGATGTCTGAGACTGGAAGCATTCTTATAGTTAAACTTATGAATTCACCTTACGAGTGATGCTAATCACATCCGGTTACGGCCGTTATTCGTTTAAGAGGTTAAGTCTTTTGACTTAGCAATAAAGGTGGTACCGCGTGTGAAACGTCCTTTTTTAAGGACGTTTTTTTATTTTTTAATTTAATAGTTTGGAGGAATTAAGATGCTAGATCGATTAAAACAATTACAAGTCGAAGCTTTATCAGAAGTAGCAACTACCACTGATTTAAAAGAATTAAATGATCTTCGCGTAAAATACCTTGGGAAAAAAGGTCCCATTCAAGAAGTGATGAAAAATATGAAAGACATGGCACCAGAGGAACGTAAAAGTGCTGGTCAAGTTTCAAATGAAGTGAAAACGGCTATTTCACAAGCGATTGAAAGTAAAAAGACAGAATTAGAAGCTTTAGCGATTCAAAAACAATTAGAAAATGAAACGATTGATGTGACATTACCAGGTCGAACAAATCATATTGGAGTCGTACATCCATTACAAGCCGTAACAAATGAATTAGAATCATTATTCATTTCGATGGGGTATACAGTTGAAGAAGGTCCAGAAGTTGAGTGGGATCATTACAACTTCGAACTTTTAAACTTGCCTAAAGGACACCCAGCACGTGATATGCAAGATTCATTCTATATTACAGAAGAGTCGTTATTACGTACGCATACTTCTCCTGTTCAAGCACGTGTCTTAGAAGCTGCTAAAGGTAAAGGACCAATCAAAATTATTTGTCCAGGTAAAGTATACCGTCGTGATGATGATGATGCGACTCACTCTCATCAATTTACACAAATCGAAGGATTAGTTATTGATACAGATATTACAATGGCAGACTTAAAAGGAACGTTATTAGAATTAGCTCGCAAAATGTTTGGTGAAGATCGTGAAATTCGTTTACGTCCATCATTCTTCCCATTTACTGAACCATCAGTTGAAGTAGACGTGACATGTTCAAAATGTTCAGGATGTGGATGTAACATCTGTAAAGGAACAGGATGGATTGAAATTT of the Turicibacter sp. TJ11 genome contains:
- a CDS encoding class I SAM-dependent methyltransferase, with protein sequence MNYELSLRLQTCLNALTPLQTVADVGTDHAYLPCVGILNGKLKKAIAADIGKGPLEAAKTTIQRYGLTEQIETRLGPGLTVLHPSEVEGVVIAGMGGKLIVSILEENLLLTRSFERLVLQPNIDANVLRDWLSQHQFNIIDEKIVLDEGKFYEIIVAVPVEHSMNYNELDIEFGPVLRLDQTNEIFHAKWSKEFMKNQSIIEQLPTDHPRVESLKQRQALLKEVL
- a CDS encoding Nif3-like dinuclear metal center hexameric protein, with protein sequence MVLTISDIIKQLETLFPKHLAYDKDPIGLHIGNVNRPLTKVLVTLDVTQAVVEEAIELGANLIVAHHPFIYHPLASINTNTPKGKIVELCIKNDICVYSMHTNFDIAKNGMNDCLAHALGLIHTKPLIPTKREEYSKLIIYVPATHLDVVREVMGEVGVGQIGAYSHCTFTTSGTGAFKPLPDSQPFIGQVGEIEYVDEMKIEGVVKTANLHQVIEKIRVVHPYEEMAYDVYQLNVTMPNEQYGLGRIGQLEQPMEAAEYIKHVKQSLNLSHARFVGNLNKKIKTVAVIGGSGSSYIGPVKAKKADLFITGDVGFHDAQDALEMGLNVLDVGHHAECIMKQHVTQLLNDLMGEVAIASTLSTEPFQFV
- the pheS gene encoding phenylalanine--tRNA ligase subunit alpha, which produces MLDRLKQLQVEALSEVATTTDLKELNDLRVKYLGKKGPIQEVMKNMKDMAPEERKSAGQVSNEVKTAISQAIESKKTELEALAIQKQLENETIDVTLPGRTNHIGVVHPLQAVTNELESLFISMGYTVEEGPEVEWDHYNFELLNLPKGHPARDMQDSFYITEESLLRTHTSPVQARVLEAAKGKGPIKIICPGKVYRRDDDDATHSHQFTQIEGLVIDTDITMADLKGTLLELARKMFGEDREIRLRPSFFPFTEPSVEVDVTCSKCSGCGCNICKGTGWIEILGAGMVHPNVLEMSGFDSKTYQGFAFGIGAERIAMLKYGIEDIRNFYTNDLRFINQFK